In Persicimonas caeni, a single window of DNA contains:
- the mnmH gene encoding tRNA 2-selenouridine(34) synthase MnmH — protein sequence MKRCGAAEFLELAKEYPVFDARTPAEFEDGHIPNAHNLPLFSNEERAEVGTLYKQKSRREAILRGLDFVGPKMRDFIELVEEVSEPPGPVLVHCWRGGMRSSSLGWLLGTYGYDVVALDGGYKAYRNHVLDTFETKLPHMIVLGGLTGSGKTEVLHELAALGEQIIDLEGLANHRGSSFGGIERQRVTQQQFDNDLSRVITELDPSRRVWVEDESLMVGRCRVPHPLFDQKKEAPLVCLEVSDRDRLDRLVEEYGEHADEALVEAFERIKKRLGGERYRRALEAIEAGDFRTAGCEALRYYDKAYGYGLEERDGPIIARLTYDVRPSSAEIARHCIEQV from the coding sequence GTGAAACGCTGTGGCGCCGCCGAGTTTCTCGAGCTGGCAAAAGAATATCCCGTCTTCGATGCGCGCACCCCCGCGGAGTTCGAAGACGGCCATATCCCCAACGCCCATAACTTGCCGCTCTTCTCGAACGAAGAGCGCGCCGAGGTGGGAACGCTGTACAAGCAGAAGAGCCGACGCGAGGCGATCTTGCGCGGGCTCGACTTCGTCGGCCCCAAGATGCGCGATTTCATCGAGCTGGTCGAAGAGGTCAGCGAGCCGCCCGGTCCGGTGCTGGTGCACTGCTGGCGCGGCGGTATGCGCAGCTCGAGCCTGGGCTGGCTGCTCGGGACGTACGGCTACGACGTCGTCGCGCTCGACGGCGGCTACAAGGCGTACCGCAACCACGTGCTCGACACCTTCGAGACGAAGCTCCCCCACATGATCGTGCTCGGCGGGCTGACCGGCTCGGGCAAGACCGAGGTGCTCCACGAACTCGCCGCGTTGGGCGAGCAGATCATCGATCTGGAGGGCCTGGCCAATCACCGCGGCTCGTCGTTCGGCGGCATCGAGCGTCAACGGGTCACCCAGCAGCAATTCGACAACGACCTGTCGCGCGTGATCACCGAGCTCGACCCGAGCCGACGCGTCTGGGTCGAAGACGAGAGCCTGATGGTCGGCCGCTGCCGCGTGCCGCACCCGCTCTTCGACCAAAAGAAGGAGGCGCCGCTCGTCTGCCTCGAGGTGTCCGACCGCGATCGCCTCGACCGGCTCGTCGAGGAGTACGGCGAGCACGCCGACGAGGCGTTGGTCGAGGCGTTCGAGCGCATCAAAAAGCGGCTGGGCGGCGAGCGCTACCGGCGCGCCCTCGAGGCGATCGAGGCGGGCGATTTTCGCACCGCCGGCTGCGAGGCGCTGCGCTATTACGACAAGGCCTATGGCTACGGCCTCGAGGAGCGAGACGGGCCGATCATCGCGCGCTTGACCTACGACGTGCGTCCCTCGTCGGCCGAGATCGCGCGCCACTGCATCGAGCAGGTCTGA
- a CDS encoding glutamine--tRNA ligase/YqeY domain fusion protein: MSDDKTKNESEATRSNFIRDIIDEDLESGKHDFIVTRFPPEPNGYLHIGHAKSILLNFGIAQDYEGRCHLRFDDTNPLAEDTEYVESIKQDVAWLGCDWGEHLYFASDYFERMYDLAVQLIKDGKAYVDSLSTEEIREYRGTLGEPGKPSPYRDRSVEENLDLFERMRAGEFEDGEHVLRAKIDMANPNMLMRDPLLYRIRHATHHRTGDDWCIYPMYDYAHCLEDAFEGVTHSLCTLEFENNRELYDWVIEATEVECQPRQIEFARLNLNYTVMSKRKLRRLVEAGHVSGWDDPRLPTISALRRRGVPPGAIHQFIDMVGVARANSVVDVQMLEYAIRDHLNMRAPRVMAVLDPLKVTITNYPEGQTEWLPADYYPHDVPKEGTREVPFGRELYIDRSDFMENPPKSFWRLGPGREVRLRYGYFITCDEVVKDDDGQIVELLCSYDPETKGGDAPDGRNPKGTIHWVSAEHSLPAEVRVYDRLFSIDLPESDPDRDYTEFLNPKSLVVIQNARVEPSLKDDDAGTRYQFEREGYFWQDPEDSSPDKLVYNRIVALRDTWAKKEAQMKKEQEKKRQEKAKKEVEKAKKEKKSSQKDRRPSKRPASYYRDKAREENPELAARLERYQDEYDLQYDDADLLSGELALAEFYEAAIETYDKLQTVASWLVNEMLPELGEREIESVSDIDVEPAEVAKLIEAFDNERITNQISREVFGKMLETGKDPETIIDEEGLERITDTSELEGLVEGVIADNPDEVERYRGGKKALLGFFIGQVMQASKGTADPQIARQIIQQKLEE; encoded by the coding sequence GTGTCCGACGACAAAACCAAGAACGAGTCCGAAGCAACACGCTCGAATTTCATTCGCGATATCATCGACGAGGATCTCGAGAGCGGAAAGCACGATTTCATCGTCACTCGCTTCCCGCCCGAGCCCAACGGCTACCTGCATATCGGCCACGCCAAGTCGATCTTGCTCAACTTCGGCATCGCCCAGGACTACGAAGGTCGGTGTCACTTGCGCTTCGACGACACCAACCCCTTGGCCGAGGACACCGAGTACGTCGAGTCTATTAAGCAAGACGTCGCCTGGCTCGGCTGCGACTGGGGCGAGCACCTGTACTTCGCCTCGGACTACTTCGAGCGCATGTACGACCTGGCCGTCCAGCTCATCAAAGACGGCAAGGCCTACGTCGACAGCCTGAGCACCGAGGAGATCCGCGAGTACCGCGGCACCCTGGGCGAGCCGGGCAAGCCGAGCCCGTACCGCGACCGCTCCGTCGAGGAGAACCTCGACCTGTTCGAGCGCATGCGCGCCGGCGAGTTCGAAGACGGCGAGCACGTGCTGCGCGCCAAGATCGACATGGCCAACCCGAACATGTTGATGCGCGACCCGCTCTTGTACCGCATCCGCCACGCCACCCACCACCGCACGGGCGACGACTGGTGCATCTATCCGATGTACGACTACGCCCACTGCCTCGAGGACGCCTTCGAGGGCGTGACCCACTCGCTGTGCACGCTCGAATTCGAGAATAACCGCGAGCTGTACGACTGGGTCATCGAGGCGACCGAGGTCGAGTGTCAGCCGCGCCAGATCGAGTTCGCGCGCCTGAACCTCAACTATACGGTGATGAGCAAGCGCAAGCTTCGCCGGCTGGTCGAAGCGGGCCACGTGAGCGGCTGGGACGACCCGCGCCTGCCCACGATCTCGGCGCTTCGCCGCCGCGGTGTGCCGCCCGGGGCGATTCACCAGTTCATCGACATGGTCGGCGTGGCCCGCGCCAACAGCGTGGTCGACGTGCAGATGCTCGAGTACGCCATCCGCGACCACCTGAACATGCGCGCCCCGCGCGTCATGGCGGTGCTCGACCCGCTCAAGGTCACCATCACGAATTACCCCGAGGGCCAGACCGAGTGGCTGCCCGCCGACTACTACCCGCACGACGTCCCCAAAGAGGGCACGCGCGAGGTGCCGTTCGGCCGCGAGCTGTACATCGACCGCAGCGACTTCATGGAGAACCCGCCCAAGAGCTTCTGGCGCCTGGGCCCGGGCCGCGAAGTGCGGCTTCGCTACGGCTACTTCATCACCTGCGACGAGGTCGTCAAAGATGACGACGGCCAGATCGTCGAGCTTCTCTGCTCGTACGACCCGGAGACCAAAGGCGGCGACGCCCCCGACGGTCGCAACCCGAAGGGCACCATCCACTGGGTCAGCGCCGAGCACTCGCTGCCCGCCGAGGTGCGCGTGTACGACCGCCTCTTCAGCATCGACCTGCCCGAGAGCGACCCCGACCGCGACTACACCGAGTTCCTCAACCCGAAGTCGCTGGTGGTCATCCAGAACGCACGCGTCGAACCGAGCCTCAAAGACGACGACGCCGGCACGCGCTACCAGTTCGAGCGCGAGGGCTATTTCTGGCAGGACCCCGAGGATTCCTCGCCCGACAAGCTCGTCTACAACCGCATCGTGGCGCTTCGCGACACCTGGGCCAAAAAGGAGGCCCAGATGAAGAAGGAGCAGGAGAAGAAGCGTCAGGAAAAGGCCAAGAAGGAAGTCGAGAAGGCCAAAAAAGAGAAGAAGTCGAGCCAGAAGGACCGCCGCCCGAGCAAGCGCCCGGCCTCGTACTACCGCGACAAGGCCCGCGAGGAGAACCCCGAGCTGGCCGCGCGATTGGAGCGCTACCAGGACGAGTACGACCTGCAGTACGACGACGCCGACTTGCTGTCCGGCGAACTCGCCCTGGCCGAATTCTACGAGGCGGCCATCGAGACCTACGACAAGCTGCAGACCGTGGCGTCGTGGCTCGTCAACGAGATGCTCCCCGAGCTCGGCGAGCGCGAGATCGAGTCGGTGAGCGACATCGACGTCGAGCCGGCCGAGGTCGCCAAGCTGATCGAGGCGTTCGACAACGAGCGCATCACCAACCAGATCAGCCGCGAAGTCTTCGGCAAGATGCTCGAGACGGGCAAAGACCCCGAGACGATCATCGACGAAGAGGGCCTCGAGCGCATCACCGACACCAGCGAGCTCGAAGGGCTCGTCGAAGGCGTCATCGCCGACAACCCCGACGAGGTCGAGCGCTACCGCGGCGGCAAGAAGGCGCTGTTGGGCTTCTTCATCGGCCAAGTCATGCAGGCCTCGAAGGGCACCGCCGACCCGCAGATCGCGCGTCAGATCATCCAGCAGAAGCTGGAGGAGTGA
- a CDS encoding S66 peptidase family protein, translating to MAKEQQPPNPVAKTIIRPPRLSTGATLGVIATSSPIDEAGDALVERGYARLRDKGFEVVEAPNCRTHRGHAAGTIQARVDALHAFFADPDIDGIISFWGGMQTHQLLEYLDWELIAAHPKPLVGYSDLTALTSAITHMTGLITFSGPAVITFAKPTLFDYSWRCFEQVLMQGGDTLAYEPSPIFSDNPWYERDDNQMIEQPAPGWRCYREGQASGPIVGGNLGTLLLLAGTPYWPDMQGRIFFVEEDEVESSSTLDRMFTQARQMGVFDQISGMVVGRLASCVELSEDDSLEMILDDALLGYDFPVMLDVDFGHTDPLLTFPLGVQCRMNAGQGTLELVEPWVT from the coding sequence ATGGCTAAAGAACAGCAACCCCCAAACCCGGTGGCCAAAACAATCATCCGCCCGCCACGCCTCTCCACAGGCGCGACGCTCGGCGTCATCGCCACCTCGTCGCCCATCGACGAGGCGGGCGATGCGCTCGTCGAGCGCGGCTATGCTCGGTTGAGAGACAAGGGCTTCGAGGTCGTCGAAGCGCCCAATTGTCGAACCCACCGCGGCCACGCCGCCGGCACCATCCAGGCGCGCGTCGACGCGCTGCACGCGTTTTTCGCCGATCCCGACATCGACGGCATCATCTCGTTTTGGGGCGGGATGCAGACTCACCAACTGCTCGAATACCTCGACTGGGAGCTTATCGCAGCCCACCCCAAGCCGCTGGTGGGCTACAGCGACCTCACCGCGTTGACGAGCGCGATTACCCACATGACGGGTCTGATCACGTTTTCGGGCCCGGCGGTCATCACCTTCGCCAAGCCCACGCTCTTCGATTACTCGTGGCGCTGCTTCGAGCAGGTGTTGATGCAAGGCGGCGACACGCTCGCCTACGAGCCGTCGCCCATCTTCAGCGACAATCCGTGGTACGAGCGTGACGACAACCAGATGATCGAGCAGCCAGCGCCCGGCTGGCGCTGCTACCGCGAGGGCCAAGCCTCGGGCCCGATCGTCGGAGGCAACCTCGGCACGCTGCTCCTGCTCGCCGGCACACCGTACTGGCCCGATATGCAAGGGCGTATCTTCTTCGTCGAAGAAGACGAGGTCGAAAGCTCGTCGACCCTCGACCGCATGTTCACCCAGGCCCGCCAGATGGGCGTCTTCGACCAGATCTCGGGCATGGTCGTCGGCCGACTCGCCTCGTGCGTCGAACTCTCCGAAGACGACTCCCTCGAGATGATCTTGGACGACGCTCTTCTGGGCTACGACTTCCCCGTCATGCTCGACGTCGACTTCGGCCACACCGACCCGCTGCTGACATTTCCGCTGGGCGTGCAGTGTCGTATGAACGCCGGGCAGGGAACGCTCGAGTTGGTCGAGCCGTGGGTTACATAG
- a CDS encoding GNAT family N-acetyltransferase, with the protein MNELVKVTAFVVTADEPHHLLVFGHPTAGLQLPAGTVEPGETPIAAAKREVWEETGLEVASRGVVLCEQLSELGPDLAVMLETVASDGITFRRGHHVKVLAHDQAREAARIREEILDYNTTPPEVISATEGDVPVAALAHRIRRHFVLFVEPVQRAAPWVRRADGHDFEVRWTRLSEDIPLVEGLKSQKAWLKSNFARLRACLSAALDSRIKLNLADDPDHIDACERILRELPAWFGIEEAIVEYVEQIAELPTFLARSRGEIVGFLSVEQHSAAAAEIIVMGVAESHHRRGVGRALVEAAEAHLRDRGVRFLQVKTLSEAHPSPEYARTREFYRAVGFEPLEEFPTLWDERNPCLQMVKWLG; encoded by the coding sequence ATGAACGAACTCGTCAAAGTCACCGCCTTCGTCGTCACCGCCGACGAGCCGCATCACCTGCTCGTCTTCGGGCACCCAACCGCCGGACTGCAACTGCCCGCGGGCACCGTCGAGCCCGGCGAGACGCCGATTGCGGCTGCGAAGCGCGAAGTGTGGGAAGAGACGGGACTCGAGGTGGCGAGCCGCGGCGTCGTGCTCTGCGAGCAGCTAAGCGAGTTGGGGCCGGATCTTGCGGTGATGCTCGAGACGGTCGCCAGCGACGGCATCACGTTCCGGCGCGGGCACCACGTCAAAGTCCTCGCCCACGACCAAGCCCGCGAAGCCGCGCGTATCCGCGAGGAGATTCTCGACTACAACACCACGCCGCCGGAGGTGATTTCGGCCACCGAAGGCGACGTCCCTGTAGCCGCCCTCGCCCACCGTATCCGACGCCACTTCGTGCTCTTCGTCGAGCCTGTCCAACGCGCCGCCCCATGGGTCCGGCGAGCCGATGGGCACGACTTCGAGGTGCGTTGGACACGGCTGAGCGAGGACATTCCGCTCGTCGAGGGTTTGAAGAGCCAGAAGGCGTGGCTGAAGTCGAACTTCGCCAGGCTGCGGGCCTGTCTTAGTGCTGCACTGGATTCGCGCATCAAGCTCAATCTTGCCGACGACCCGGACCACATCGACGCCTGCGAACGGATCCTGCGAGAGCTTCCGGCTTGGTTCGGCATCGAGGAAGCTATCGTCGAGTACGTCGAGCAGATCGCCGAGCTTCCCACCTTCCTCGCCCGCTCAAGGGGCGAGATCGTTGGGTTTCTGAGCGTCGAGCAACACAGCGCGGCCGCCGCGGAGATTATCGTGATGGGAGTTGCGGAGTCACATCACCGGCGCGGCGTCGGCCGCGCACTCGTCGAGGCCGCCGAGGCGCACCTTCGCGACCGAGGCGTTCGGTTCTTGCAGGTCAAGACTTTGAGCGAAGCGCACCCGTCACCGGAGTACGCCCGCACGCGCGAATTCTATCGCGCCGTCGGCTTCGAGCCCCTCGAAGAGTTCCCGACGCTATGGGACGAGCGCAACCCGTGTTTGCAGATGGTTAAATGGCTCGGCTAG
- a CDS encoding CBS domain-containing protein, with translation MSVGKVCIREVVFANPDETAQDAAERMRTERVGTLVVIDGEQHPVGMLTDRDLATRVVAAGRAPERTFVDEIMTSNPETVREATPIERALDHMKSRRVRRVIVVDDQDKLVGLLALDDVLDLLAEEFSTIGELLSRQEPRTHRPRP, from the coding sequence ATGTCCGTAGGCAAGGTCTGCATTCGAGAAGTCGTCTTCGCCAACCCCGACGAGACCGCCCAAGACGCCGCCGAGCGCATGCGCACCGAGCGGGTGGGCACGCTGGTGGTCATCGACGGCGAGCAACACCCGGTGGGCATGCTCACCGACCGCGACTTGGCCACCCGCGTGGTCGCCGCCGGCCGCGCCCCCGAGCGCACCTTCGTCGACGAGATTATGACGAGCAACCCGGAGACGGTGCGCGAGGCGACGCCCATCGAGCGCGCCCTCGACCACATGAAGTCGCGCCGCGTACGCCGCGTGATCGTCGTCGACGACCAAGACAAATTGGTCGGCCTCCTGGCCCTCGACGACGTCCTCGACCTGCTCGCCGAGGAGTTCTCGACCATCGGCGAGCTTTTGAGCCGGCAAGAGCCGCGCACGCATCGGCCCCGGCCATAG
- a CDS encoding M20 metallopeptidase family protein, protein MARLMQSDEIFPHMVDIRRAIHRHPELAFEEVQTAQTIIAELERLGIPYEYGGKGSGVVGRIQKGEQYPTVGLRAEMDALPAQESTGLPFASEIDGRMHACGHDAHTAMVLGAAALLAEQPPDGNAVFVFQPAEERGGGSRVVINSGLIDDLDAIFAGHVTRKYLVGEIMVGDGVITAQSDKFAIEVKGQGGHGARPHEGIDAVTIAGGIINAVQTMVSRELNPVHPSVITIGRVVAGSAPNVIAERATLEGSIRTTSPPIREHIHKGLRRMANAFSELHGAKISVDIVGGYPQVVNTKREADIARRAVRTVVGPEHLHDMEHPSMGSEDFSFFLQKFPGAYVRLGARSEGEDHIPLHSPSFTINEEVLKVGAAFYDEVVREAIFELSN, encoded by the coding sequence ATGGCTCGATTGATGCAGTCCGACGAGATCTTTCCGCACATGGTCGACATTCGGCGTGCGATTCACCGGCACCCCGAGTTGGCCTTCGAGGAAGTCCAGACAGCGCAGACCATCATCGCCGAGCTCGAGCGGCTGGGGATTCCCTACGAGTACGGTGGCAAGGGCAGCGGTGTGGTGGGGCGGATTCAGAAGGGCGAGCAGTACCCGACGGTGGGGCTTCGCGCCGAGATGGACGCGCTGCCGGCCCAGGAGAGTACGGGGCTTCCGTTCGCCTCCGAAATCGACGGGCGCATGCACGCCTGTGGGCACGACGCGCACACCGCCATGGTGCTCGGCGCGGCGGCGCTGCTGGCCGAGCAGCCGCCCGACGGCAACGCCGTGTTCGTCTTCCAGCCCGCCGAGGAGCGCGGCGGCGGCTCGCGGGTGGTGATCAATTCGGGGCTCATCGACGACCTCGACGCCATCTTCGCCGGCCACGTCACCCGCAAATACCTCGTCGGCGAGATCATGGTCGGCGACGGGGTAATCACCGCGCAGTCGGACAAGTTCGCCATCGAAGTCAAAGGGCAGGGCGGCCACGGCGCGCGCCCCCACGAGGGCATCGACGCGGTGACCATCGCCGGCGGCATCATCAACGCGGTGCAGACGATGGTCTCGCGCGAGCTCAACCCGGTGCACCCGTCGGTCATCACCATCGGGCGGGTCGTGGCTGGCAGCGCGCCCAACGTGATCGCCGAGCGAGCCACCCTCGAGGGCTCGATTCGCACCACCTCGCCGCCCATCCGCGAGCATATCCACAAGGGCCTTCGGCGCATGGCCAACGCCTTCTCCGAGCTGCACGGGGCCAAGATCAGCGTCGACATCGTCGGCGGCTACCCGCAGGTCGTGAACACCAAGCGCGAGGCCGACATCGCCCGGCGCGCGGTGCGCACGGTCGTCGGCCCCGAGCACCTGCACGATATGGAGCATCCGAGCATGGGCTCGGAGGACTTCTCGTTCTTTCTCCAAAAGTTTCCCGGCGCCTACGTGCGCCTGGGCGCTCGAAGCGAAGGCGAGGACCATATCCCGCTGCACAGCCCGTCGTTCACCATCAACGAGGAGGTGCTCAAGGTGGGAGCGGCGTTTTACGACGAGGTCGTCCGCGAAGCGATCTTCGAGCTGAGCAACTAG
- a CDS encoding carboxylate-amine ligase encodes MLEFQPSKPLTVGMELEFQLLNARSFELADGILPLLEDYPDSDNVQPEFIQETVEVVSDPCEDIAELEAHMRALVADVDEHAAGLGMRMCGAGTHPFSTRFAAITPKPRYLEIEDRSGYLSHTRITYATHVHIGVPDADEMVRLTGELVPYLPMLIALSANSPFWHGCQTGFASYRQRALAATGSYGNPPNFDDWADFQRFFKAAKNAEMCREVEDLHWDVRPQPGFGTVEVRTMDAVTTVSEAVALAALIRSLVAYLRETPAHERPPGLPRRLPDWAERENHFRASHEALGARRIANAHGESMRIDETTERLLEVLEPVAAGLGESHYLDGVRGTLAQGPGSARQLQVHEETGSLEQVVRAQVEHLRADLDRSMRARL; translated from the coding sequence ATGTTGGAGTTTCAGCCGTCAAAGCCGCTGACCGTGGGCATGGAGCTCGAGTTCCAGCTCCTCAACGCCCGGAGCTTCGAGCTCGCCGACGGGATCTTGCCCTTGTTGGAGGACTATCCCGACTCCGACAACGTCCAGCCCGAGTTCATCCAGGAGACCGTCGAGGTCGTCTCCGACCCGTGTGAGGACATCGCCGAGCTCGAGGCGCATATGCGTGCGCTGGTCGCCGACGTCGACGAGCATGCGGCAGGCCTGGGCATGCGCATGTGTGGTGCGGGCACGCACCCCTTCTCGACGCGCTTCGCCGCGATCACGCCGAAGCCGCGCTACCTCGAAATCGAGGACCGCTCCGGCTACCTGTCGCACACGCGCATCACCTACGCCACCCACGTGCATATCGGCGTGCCCGACGCCGACGAGATGGTCCGGCTCACCGGCGAATTAGTCCCCTACTTGCCGATGCTCATCGCCCTGTCGGCCAACTCGCCGTTCTGGCATGGGTGTCAGACCGGGTTCGCCTCGTATCGTCAGCGCGCCCTGGCGGCGACGGGAAGCTACGGCAATCCACCCAACTTCGACGACTGGGCCGACTTCCAGCGCTTCTTCAAGGCCGCCAAAAACGCCGAGATGTGCCGGGAGGTCGAGGACTTGCACTGGGATGTGCGTCCTCAGCCAGGCTTCGGCACTGTGGAGGTGCGCACGATGGACGCGGTGACGACGGTCTCCGAGGCGGTCGCGTTGGCGGCTCTGATTCGGTCGCTGGTGGCGTACCTGCGGGAGACGCCGGCTCACGAGCGGCCGCCGGGCCTGCCGAGGCGCCTGCCGGACTGGGCCGAGCGCGAGAATCACTTTCGTGCCTCCCACGAAGCGCTCGGCGCTCGTCGCATTGCGAACGCCCATGGCGAGTCGATGCGCATCGACGAGACGACCGAGCGCTTGCTCGAGGTGCTGGAGCCTGTGGCTGCGGGGTTGGGTGAGTCGCACTACCTCGACGGTGTGCGCGGCACGCTCGCGCAGGGGCCGGGGAGCGCGCGCCAGTTGCAGGTGCACGAAGAGACCGGCTCGCTCGAGCAGGTCGTGCGCGCGCAGGTCGAGCACTTGCGGGCCGATCTCGATCGTTCGATGCGGGCGCGTCTCTGA
- a CDS encoding monooxygenase: protein MTRARYWLLISLLCITAGCEEENSEGATDTGLADDAASSADVSADTADEDATPTVDAGPDGWDPANCEPSFEAWQRHSKPLVETYCSTCHGEEPQFGAPYSLLDYDALLAGEPGERKVDRMAERLLDGTMPPPTSARLPHTDLDTLVEWTTCGQQHPDHSQGLQASAPVWTAPEDPPSDADHFDVTANAFEIGLDTLDHYECFVIDAPVDADRFMRRFEPVIDDERVVHHLLVSIDRDSDETRDSFRCGGFPPGDGYVYVWAPGQAPIEFEDGGVRIGPDDKFVLQIHYNNGAGVEGVRDSSGFRVYHGPTEGTEYGLASVGSPYIYVRPNSEGQTADSCEVKRDVYIRASWPHMHEIGTEFETIIERADGTEETLIDLTGWSFEAQLIYDTPAQLSPGDKLRTRCKYDNPNDHSVYFGEGTGDEMCFNFMYISPPMDSPCN from the coding sequence ATGACCCGCGCTCGCTATTGGCTGTTGATTTCGCTGTTGTGCATCACCGCCGGCTGTGAAGAGGAAAACTCCGAAGGGGCGACCGACACCGGCTTGGCTGACGACGCGGCTTCGAGCGCAGACGTGAGCGCCGACACGGCCGACGAGGACGCCACCCCGACGGTAGATGCGGGGCCCGACGGTTGGGATCCGGCCAACTGCGAGCCGAGCTTCGAGGCGTGGCAACGCCACTCCAAGCCGCTCGTGGAGACCTATTGCAGCACGTGTCACGGCGAGGAGCCGCAATTCGGCGCTCCCTACTCGCTCCTCGACTACGACGCGCTCTTGGCCGGTGAGCCCGGCGAGCGCAAGGTCGACCGGATGGCCGAGCGGCTGCTCGACGGGACGATGCCGCCGCCCACGAGCGCGCGGCTTCCGCACACCGACCTCGATACGCTGGTCGAGTGGACCACCTGCGGCCAACAGCACCCCGACCACAGCCAAGGCCTGCAGGCCTCCGCGCCGGTGTGGACGGCTCCGGAGGACCCGCCTTCAGACGCCGACCACTTCGACGTCACCGCCAATGCCTTCGAGATCGGGCTCGATACTCTCGATCACTACGAATGTTTCGTCATCGACGCCCCGGTCGACGCCGACCGGTTCATGCGTCGCTTCGAGCCGGTCATCGACGACGAGCGCGTCGTCCACCACCTGCTGGTGAGCATCGACCGCGACAGCGACGAGACCCGCGACTCGTTCCGCTGCGGAGGCTTCCCGCCCGGCGACGGCTACGTGTACGTGTGGGCGCCCGGTCAGGCGCCGATCGAATTCGAGGACGGGGGTGTGCGCATCGGACCCGACGACAAATTCGTGCTCCAGATTCACTACAACAACGGCGCGGGCGTCGAGGGCGTGCGCGATTCGAGCGGCTTTCGCGTCTATCACGGGCCGACCGAGGGGACCGAATACGGGCTCGCGTCCGTGGGCTCGCCGTATATCTACGTGCGGCCGAACTCCGAGGGACAGACCGCCGACTCGTGCGAAGTCAAACGCGACGTCTACATCCGGGCGAGCTGGCCGCATATGCACGAAATCGGCACCGAGTTCGAGACGATCATCGAGCGCGCCGACGGCACCGAAGAGACGCTCATCGACCTAACCGGCTGGTCCTTCGAGGCGCAACTCATCTACGACACTCCAGCGCAGCTCTCACCGGGCGACAAGCTGCGGACGCGGTGCAAGTACGACAACCCCAACGACCACTCGGTCTACTTCGGCGAGGGCACCGGCGACGAGATGTGCTTTAACTTCATGTATATCTCGCCGCCGATGGACAGCCCGTGTAACTAA
- a CDS encoding Glu/Leu/Phe/Val dehydrogenase family protein, whose translation MDLFEYATELEYGELHLKTNPKTGLRAIVALHNLQNGPAIGGCRFIEYDSTDAALNDVMRLARGMTYKAAITKLPHGGGKSVIIRPPNLTEEQRTAIFEEFGEFVESLGGKYITAEDSGTRVADMDLISQKTDHVLGTSADAGGSGDPSPVTARGVRHGLEAAVKYKYGRDDVDGLRIAVQGVGNVGWYLASELHELGAELIVTDINEEAVQRCVDELDATAVAPDEIFGVDCDIFAPCALGAIINDETLPQLKCDIIAGAANNQLAEERHGELLRQKGILYAPDYAINAGGLIHVAADYAGKDSDWARTETERIFDTMIEIFERADADELPTGVVADRIVEESLFG comes from the coding sequence ATGGATTTGTTCGAGTATGCAACGGAGCTCGAGTACGGCGAGCTACATCTCAAGACCAATCCCAAGACCGGCCTTCGCGCCATCGTCGCTCTGCACAACCTGCAGAACGGCCCGGCCATCGGCGGGTGTCGCTTCATCGAGTACGATTCGACCGACGCCGCGCTCAACGACGTGATGCGTCTGGCCCGCGGAATGACCTACAAGGCCGCGATCACCAAGCTGCCGCACGGCGGCGGCAAGTCGGTGATCATCCGTCCGCCGAACCTGACCGAAGAGCAGCGCACGGCGATCTTCGAAGAGTTCGGCGAGTTCGTCGAGAGCCTGGGCGGCAAGTACATCACCGCCGAGGACAGCGGCACGCGCGTGGCCGACATGGACCTGATCAGCCAGAAGACCGACCACGTGCTGGGCACCAGCGCCGACGCCGGCGGCTCGGGCGACCCCTCGCCGGTGACGGCGCGCGGCGTGCGCCATGGCCTCGAGGCAGCCGTCAAATACAAGTACGGCCGCGACGACGTCGACGGGCTGCGCATCGCCGTTCAGGGTGTAGGCAACGTCGGCTGGTACCTGGCCAGCGAGCTGCACGAGCTGGGCGCCGAGCTGATCGTGACCGATATCAACGAAGAGGCCGTCCAGCGCTGCGTCGACGAGCTCGACGCCACCGCCGTCGCCCCCGACGAAATCTTCGGCGTCGACTGCGACATCTTCGCCCCGTGCGCGCTGGGCGCGATTATCAACGACGAGACGCTGCCGCAGCTCAAGTGCGACATCATCGCCGGCGCTGCCAACAACCAGCTCGCCGAAGAGCGCCACGGCGAGTTGCTTCGCCAGAAGGGCATTCTGTACGCCCCCGATTACGCCATCAACGCCGGCGGCCTCATCCACGTCGCCGCCGACTACGCCGGCAAAGACAGCGACTGGGCGCGCACCGAGACCGAGCGCATCTTCGATACGATGATCGAGATCTTCGAGCGCGCCGACGCCGACGAGCTTCCCACCGGTGTGGTCGCCGACCGCATCGTCGAGGAGAGCCTGTTCGGCTAA